GTCAGCAGGCAGACGCCAGGCCATGAGATCCAAAGCACCAAGAAATAGGGGCAAGTCAGCAAGTCAAGCTCCCCAAATATGCAAGAGGAGGCCATAGGGTCGCTGAAGGTCAGGAGGACAGAGAGGTCAAATGTCAAGCAGTCAAAGAGATTCAAGGTCACTGACCTGCCCGCAGCAATATGACCTGGTCATCCAGAGGTAGGGAGGAGAAGTGTGGGATCCTCTTGGCCCACTCAACGAGTGTGAACAGCTGTTTGTCAGCTGCCTGGCAGATGTTAGTCACTGGGTCATTGGGCTGCAGAGAGCAGAAGAtgcaggggaggggtggagacacCTTCCTCGTGAGGTTTGATACCCCCTTTACTCCTTCAAGCCTGTCTGAACCCATCTCTGCAGTTCAGGCACCTCTCTGCCCTGGACTTTGtagtgggagcagagagagggcgCTCTCACCCCACAtcagagacacagtctcacaatGTAGTCCTGAccggcctggaacttgctatgcagaccaggctggtcttgaactcacggagatccacctgtgtctgtctcccaagtgctgggatcacaggcaagtGCCACGCCCGGCTCCCTTCAGATACTGAGAGGCCTGCGAGTTCAGGGCAAGGTGCAGGGattgaaggaagggaaggggagagacgGAGGACCCTGGACtccttccccaaccccacccGAGGGAGGAGCGACCCACCCCGCCGCTCACCCACCCCACCgctcaccacccaccccaccgctcaccaccccaccaccccaccgcTCACCACCCCACCGCTCACCCACCCCACCGCTCACCACCCCATCGCTCACTCACGCTGCTGCCGCTGCCCCCGGTCCCCCCAGGGCCCTCAACGCCCTGGTCGCTCTTCTGCTCCACGGCGAGCTcggcctccaggatcctgtccacAGGCATCTCCTCAGGGGCTGCTCCAGCCCCGTCCCCGTCCCCATCTTTGTCCTTCCCCCGCTGCCGCTCCTCCTGGaccgctgggggggggggggggggggggagaaaacgCCAAGTGAGAAGCCGGCTCTGAGGGTCTGAAACCCGCCAGGGCCTTCTCAGGGCTGACGGCACTTAGGAGAGGTGGCGAGCAGAGGTCGTTAGGAACGGAAGGCTGCGTAACCTGCAGGCAAAAGGGATCCCAGGAGAGAGGGCACCTGCCAAGCACACACAAGACCCTGGCTCCcctccccacaaacacacacacgtaagTAAACAAACAGGCAGATAAACAGGTCCAACTGACAACAGTCCACTGGTGAAAGAATCGGGGAAGAATCTGAATTTAAATAGGACAGATGATATGCTAAAAAATATGCCAGCGTGCTTTAACATGCTCTGGAGGTCTTAATGGCCTTGCGGGTCCCTGCCCCCATGTTAAGGGTGAGGAACTTGAGGCCAAACGCATTCAATAGCCTCCTAAATTCACGCACCACACGGCCAGTTATGCGTCTGACTCCAGACATGCCTGATGGCAAACCCTATGCTCTGCTGACTCAGTCATGATGGTGATGACCCCGACCCAGGTTTGGGAGGCGTGTGTTCTGATTTCGGCCCTGCCACTTTGCTGTTGTGTGACCTCGGGGGAGTCAAGGTTCATCTTCTTTAAAGCAGGGATCGGACCAAAATCAGCCCTAAAGGGTCTCTTAGCAGTCCAGGAATCGGGCTTGGACAGACAGAGACGGTGAATGCCAAGTCCTGACCTCTTCAGCGACCCTGTAACTTAGCAAGGTAAGTCTCGGGGGTCCAACGAGAGACTGGGAGACCAGAGAAAGCACGCAGGGTCAAGGCGGGAAAGGGGCTGTGTGAGgcggagaggagagaacagaggccCATCCTGCCTAAGGCCAAAGCACGCTGGGAGGGTCCACAGCATCACAGGACTAACGCTGAGGAGCAACCATTAAGAAAGAACCTTGGAGACAGAGTGAGGTACCCAGGACCAAGCCGAGGAGGACGGGAAAGAGAAATCAAACTTCGCCCCCTGGAGGAGAGAGCGTGCGGTCCCACAGATGCGGAGGCCACCTCCGCAGGCTCTCCCACGCAGGCTCTCCCACGGGTGGGTGACGACTGCAGGCccacggggcggggcggggctcaCCCTCCCTCTTCATGCCGGTGGCCAGGCACTTCTGGTAGCGGCAGTACTGGCAACGGTTCCGCTGGCGCTTGTCCACCGTGCAGTCTTTGTTGTCCCGGCAGGAGTAGGTCAGGTCCTTCCGGATGGTGCGTTTGAAGAAGCCCTTGCAGCCCTCACAGCTGTAAACGCCATAGTGCTTGCCTACGAGGGGAGAAGTGTGGCGGGAGGACAGCCATGGAGACCGCCCACCACTGCGTCCCTTGACCATCTGCCCACAGCGGGGGCAAAGTCTAAATCCTTCCGAAACAGAGCAGCGCACCAAAGGTGAGAGAGAACTCAGTCTGCTCCTCAGAGCCCCTGGGCCAGCCCCTTCCCCTGACTGCCCCTACCTGACTCTAAAGGCCCTAGACCTCCTTGCTCTGGCCAACCTGGGGAAGCCGTGGGAACCCCACAGGCCGCGGTAACCAGCCCACAGCTCTTTCCTCCTCTGCACTGTGCTGAGCCCCGTACCTGAGCTCCGGTCCCCGCAGATTGCACATAGCCGTTTGCCAGCCCCGGGGCCACCTGGAGGGGGTGGACAGTGCAGGCCTCGGACCCCTAAGACCGGTGGCTTCACATCTTCAGGGGGGCCAGACCCACCCCCAGGGAGAGACACTGTGGAGTTaatctggggtggggggaaacaGGGAAGTCACAGGAGGCTCATTTGGAAAGAGCATCTCTCAGCTGTCAGGGAAACCATTCCCTATCTCTAAGCAGGTCCCATACCCACTCCAGAGGGTACCAGTGATACTGTGGTGTGATGTAAAGGGCCTCCCCTGAAGCATAACCCCAAGAATGGACATGCACCCTTCTGTAACTGTGGGACACAGCGGCCCCGAGGGGCACACGTCTTAGATGGGCATATAGAACCAAAGGGCAGAAAGTCGCCGTGAGCTGAAAAGGATAtcaaaaatatgtttgtttgttttcaaaaatagGGCTAGAAGAAGCATGCACCAAAACAATATGGTTCAGTTCAGGAAGAGCAAGGGGTCTGAGCCCACAGGCctgctgggactggagaaccACAAGTCAACGGGTCACGGGGAAGTTCCCGCCAAGATGGTGGGCAGGGTCAGAAGGTGGGaataaggaaatgaaagcagAGAGGCAAGAAGCAGGTCACAACCTCTCTCACCTGAGGACTGCTGACAGGCCCGGAGAATCCTGGGGGAGCCGGAGGGGGCAGGCCGGGGGACCCCATGGAAGAACTGATGACCGGGAAGGGGGAGCCCAGTGGAGGGGGTGGCATTGGAGGTGGCTGCGCTGAAGGGGTCAGAGGTgggccaggaggagaggagggagggatccCCTGGGAAAGGGGGTTTGGAGAGGAGCTGTCTGGGCTTCGggaatctggggggggggggggaggtacacacaggcagacacacagacaggagaGACAAGCAGAGAAGGTTGAGTCTTGTGATCATCCAAACGCACACTTTAATTCTTCCTGACCCGCCCACCGAACCCCAACAACCCCCGAGTTCGGACAACTTCACTCCTAAAGAGTcgccagagagaggagggagttcAGGCGGAGACTACCGGGTCATCCCGGGCTGACCCCGCGGGCGGAGAAGCACGTGGGGGTGCACCCGAGAACTCTGTCCCCAACTTAGCACACTCGGGGCCAAGAGCAAGGGAGGGATACCGGGTCCCAGGGCGCAGGCTCAGCCTCCCGACTCCTCCAGCCCGCGGGGACCGGCGTCCTTCCCACGCCCGCCCGGGACCTCGCGCGCAGGCAGGCCCGGCGCGGCCGCACCTGCAGGGCGGAAGCTCCCGGGCCGCGCCCCGCCCCGGGGGAGGGCGCTGGGCCCCGGGAGGGCGAGGGCGCGTGTTTACAAACAAGGGGGCGGGAGCGCGGGGAGGGGGCCCTCCGCGCCGGGCAGTCGGGCCCCGCGGGACACTCACCCCGCCCGCTGTCGCCCATCCCGTCCCGGCCAGCCTCCCCCGGCTCCGGCTCCGGGGTTTGCTGCTctccggccgccgccgccgccgccgccgccgccgcgggatCCAGCcagggccgccgccgccgccaccgggaCGCGACCCCACAATGCATCTCTTTTCTCACCCCCACCGGCCCACACTGCCCCGCGGCATGCCGCGGCGGGAGGAAGGGCGGACGAGCCGCCCAAGACATGACGCCGGGGAGGCCGGGGCGGCCGGGGAGGCGCCAGGGGcgcgcgggggcgggggcgggggcggggaggccGAGCGGGGGACGGGGCCGCCGGGGGCGCCGCCGAggaggggcgggcgggcggcgggcggcggccgCGCCACTCAGGCGGCGCGCGCGGCCCGGCGCCCCGGTGACAGCACCGGCGCGGCCGCCATCTTGGTGCGGACGGGAAGTCTCGTCGCCAGCTCCCGCCCCCTGGCCCGAGGTGGGAACGGAGGGGGCGGGACCCGTCCGCCCCGCCCGCCCGTCAGCTCCCCTGCGCCCGCCGTCCCCTCGGGTGACCCCCGGCGGTGCGCATGCGCGCTGGGGGGCCGGGGCgcgctgggggcggggcgggggggcggggtcGACGGCACGGCCGGGCGCCGTCGCCGGGGCGCCGCCATGTTGGTAAAGGGCAGCGGGGTGCAGGCCGGAGAGGAACTTCCTCCTGATCTCGCGGGAGCTCGAGGCGTGACTGCCACGTCTCCGCGCACCGAGGACGGAGCGGATCCCGGGCGCCGGTGAGCAGCGCGGCCCGCTGCTCCCTTACGGTGCTTCCCGGGCTGCTCCCCCCCAACTTGTGGGTCATAGAGACGCGGGCCCAGAGCGACCGCCAAGTGGCGGACCGAAGGCTAGAGCGGTGTCGGGGCGGCGGGAGCGGGAGGGGGGCGCCTGCATCCGGGTAGGGAGTTGGGGGATAGAGAGCCCGCCCCGGGAACAATGTAAGAGGGCCGCGGGCCACGCCGAGGGGGACACGGGGGGCACGAGTGGAGCGCAGCGGGCCCCGCGGAGGAGGAGCTGAGTGGTCTCTGCCCCTCCGGTCGGCGCGATGGCCCCACGGGCCCCCCACTgggtggctgtgggactgctgaCCTGGGCGGCTTGGGGGCTGCTGGTGGCCGGCCACGGGGGTCGTGGTGACCCGCACAGAGACGTGGAAGAGGACTTGCAGGGCCACGGGCACTCGCACGAGGATTTCCACCACGGACACAGCCATGCCCACGGCCACGGCCACACTCATGAGAGCATCTGGCATGGGCATGCCCACAGCCACGAGCATGAACATTCCCACGAGGATTTGCACCATGGCCATAGCCATGGCCACTCCCCGGGTAGCCTGCACCACGGAGGACACGGACATGCCCATGAACATAGCCACGGAGCCTCTAGGGAGGCCGGGGCTCCAGGCATCAAGCACCAGCTGGACACTGTCACCCTTTGGGCCTATGTGAGTCCCCGGGGGATGTGGGGAAGAGGGACCGGTTCTGAATCATTGGAAGACTCGGTGTCTGACTCCTGACTCCTTCCCCAGGCTCTGGGGGCCACGGTGCTGATCTCTGCGGCTCCGTTCTTCGTGCTGTTCCTCATCCCAGTGGAGTCAAACTCGCCCAGGCATCGCTCTCTGCTCCAGATCTTGCTCAGTTTTGCCTCCGGGGGGCTCCTGGGTGATGCCTTCCTGCACCTTATCCCTCACGCTCTGGGTAAGTTAACTTTCTGACGACCCACAAACGCTTCAGCTGGTTGTGATTCTTTAGAAGGAAAGGGGGGTTCTTCCTCTTTGTGATCCCGGGCTCTCCAGTAGTCCTCAAACACACATCCATTGTTCCAAAACACTCCCTTTTTTCCTACTTCCCGCAGAACCTCATTCTCACCACACTCTGGAGCAGCCTGGACATGGACACTCCCACAGTggtgagaaagccatggggacaGGGGTTGGGATGCTGGGGGCGCTCACCTGACACCCGGGGAGGAGTCCGGAGTCTGCGTCTCCTCTCACGCTTcactgcctctgttcccaggccAGGGCCCCATTCTCTCTGTGGGGCTGTGGGTGCTCAGTGGCATCGTCGCCTTCCTTGTGGTGGAGAAGTTTGTGAGGCATGTGAAAGGAGGACACGGACACAGCCACAGCCATGGACACGGAGACGGTCACACACACGGGAGCCGAGGACATGGAAGACAGGGTGAGCCTTACCGTGCCTTCCACAGAATACATTCGGGCTCATGCGGTGGAGCAGGCTTCCTGTGGAGGACACATCAAAAGCTCTGTCCCCCACTCTGATGaacccctgttctcccccagAGTGTCCTTCAAAGGAAAAGCCCagctcagaggaagaggaaaaggaagcagggGCTTTgcggaagaggagaggaggaaacccAGGGCCCAGAGACGGGCCCGTGAAGCCTCAGAACCccgaggaagaagaaaaagcaggttCAGGTAAGGGATGAGTGGGCGGGGTCACTGAATCTCACAGAGTGCTGGTGATGGCGCTATCCAGAAAACCCTGAGGGGTGTCTGTGAGGCGGCACTGGGCCCGGGGGTGGTGGGTGCCGTCGATCATTTTGTCTTGTCTCTTTGCAAAAGACCTGCGGGTGTCCGGGTACCTGAATCTGGCTGCAGACTTGGCACACAACTTCACGGATGGTTTGGCCATC
This DNA window, taken from Peromyscus maniculatus bairdii isolate BWxNUB_F1_BW_parent chromosome 21, HU_Pman_BW_mat_3.1, whole genome shotgun sequence, encodes the following:
- the Slc39a7 gene encoding zinc transporter SLC39A7 — translated: MAPRAPHWVAVGLLTWAAWGLLVAGHGGRGDPHRDVEEDLQGHGHSHEDFHHGHSHAHGHGHTHESIWHGHAHSHEHEHSHEDLHHGHSHGHSPGSLHHGGHGHAHEHSHGASREAGAPGIKHQLDTVTLWAYALGATVLISAAPFFVLFLIPVESNSPRHRSLLQILLSFASGGLLGDAFLHLIPHALEPHSHHTLEQPGHGHSHSGQGPILSVGLWVLSGIVAFLVVEKFVRHVKGGHGHSHSHGHGDGHTHGSRGHGRQECPSKEKPSSEEEEKEAGALRKRRGGNPGPRDGPVKPQNPEEEEKAGSDLRVSGYLNLAADLAHNFTDGLAIGASFRGGRGLGILTTMTVLLHEVPHEVGDFAILVQSGCSKKQAMRLQLLTAVGALAGTACALLTEGGAVGSEVAGGAGPGWVLPFTAGGFIYVATVSVLPELLREASPLQSLLEVLGLLGGVVMMVLIAHLE
- the Rxrb gene encoding retinoic acid receptor RXR-beta isoform X2 — its product is MSWAARPPFLPPRHAAGQCGPVGVRKEMHCGVASRWRRRRPWLDPAAAAAAAAAAGEQQTPEPEPGEAGRDGMGDSGRDSRSPDSSSPNPLSQGIPPSSPPGPPLTPSAQPPPMPPPPLGSPFPVISSSMGSPGLPPPAPPGFSGPVSSPQINSTVSLPGGGSGPPEDVKPPVLGVRGLHCPPPPGGPGAGKRLCAICGDRSSGKHYGVYSCEGCKGFFKRTIRKDLTYSCRDNKDCTVDKRQRNRCQYCRYQKCLATGMKREAVQEERQRGKDKDGDGDGAGAAPEEMPVDRILEAELAVEQKSDQGVEGPGGTGGSGSSPNDPVTNICQAADKQLFTLVEWAKRIPHFSSLPLDDQVILLRAGWNELLIASFSHRSIDVRDGILLATGLHVHRNSAHSAGVGAIFDRSLSRVLTELVSKMRDMRMDKTELGCLRAIILFNPDAKGLSNPGEVEVLREKVYASLETYCKQKYPEQQGRFAKLLLRLPALRSIGLKCLEHLFFFKLIGDTPIDTFLMEMLEAPHQLA
- the Rxrb gene encoding retinoic acid receptor RXR-beta isoform X1; the protein is MSWAARPPFLPPRHAAGQCGPVGVRKEMHCGVASRWRRRRPWLDPAAAAAAAAAAGEQQTPEPEPGEAGRDGMGDSGRDSRSPDSSSPNPLSQGIPPSSPPGPPLTPSAQPPPMPPPPLGSPFPVISSSMGSPGLPPPAPPGFSGPVSSPQINSTVSLPGGGSGPPEDVKPPVLGVRGLHCPPPPGGPGAGKRLCAICGDRSSGKHYGVYSCEGCKGFFKRTIRKDLTYSCRDNKDCTVDKRQRNRCQYCRYQKCLATGMKREAVQEERQRGKDKDGDGDGAGAAPEEMPVDRILEAELAVEQKSDQGVEGPGGTGGSGSSPNDPVTNICQAADKQLFTLVEWAKRIPHFSSLPLDDQVILLRAGWNELLIASFSHRSIDVRDGILLATGLHVHRNSAHSAGVGAIFDRVLTELVSKMRDMRMDKTELGCLRAIILFNPDAKGLSNPGEVEVLREKVYASLETYCKQKYPEQQGRFAKLLLRLPALRSIGLKCLEHLFFFKLIGDTPIDTFLMEMLEAPHQLA